The following is a genomic window from Azospirillaceae bacterium.
GAACGCCTTTGTCGCCGCCGAAATGGCCGAATGGCGCGCCCTGGCCCTCTCGACGGACTTTGCCGTCGGGGCCTGATCCTGAAAACGGAGCGGGCGGCCCCCAAAGCCGCCCGCCCTCTTCCCCGCTTTTGAAACCTGCCCCCGCTTACGCGGCCCCCCTGGCCGCCTTGGCGGCGGTGAAGCGGTTGAGCGGCACGTCCAGGCCCAGGCTTTCGCGGAAGGTCGTGCCCTCATACTGCGTGCGCAGCAGACCGCGCGCCTGAAGGATGGGCACCACCGTGTCCACGAACGCATCCAACTGCCCGGGCAGGGCTTCGAAGAAGTTGAAACCGTCGGCCGCCCCGGTCTCCAGCCAATGCTGGAACTTGTCGGCGATCTGTTCCGGCGTGCCGACGAAGTTGCCGCGCGGTGTCGCGAAGCGCTGGGCCACCTGGCGCAGGGTGAGATTGTCGCGCTTGGCCGCGTCGATGATCTTCAGCACGCTGCTCTGGTTGCTGTTGAACGCGTCGGGACCCACCTCCGGGAAAGGGGCGTCCAGGTCGTATTGGCTGAAGTCATGGTCGTTGAAGGGGCGGCCCAGCATGGACAGGGCGTTCTCGATGGACACCAGGTTGGCCAGTTCCTGATATTTGGCCTCGGCCTCCGCCTCGGTGGCGCCCACCACCGGCGCCACGCCGGGCAGGATGAATACCTGGTCCGGGTCGCGGCCGAAGCCGGCGGCGCGCGCCTTCACGTCGCGGTAATAGGCCCGCGCCTCGTCGATATCGTCCTGGCCGACGAAAATGGCGTCGGCATGTCTGGCGGCGAAGTTCTTGCCGTCCTCCGACGCGCCGGCCTGGAAGATCACCGGCTG
Proteins encoded in this region:
- a CDS encoding LLM class flavin-dependent oxidoreductase; amino-acid sequence: MMGAGKQLKLGFILHGVGRTWGDWRHPDAVPNASTNFAFYKRQAQLAEKGRFDFLFVADSVYITEKSSPHYLNRFEPLTILSALAGATDHIGLVGTLTVSYSEPYNVARQFASLDHISGGRAGWNVVTSWLEGSAANYSKAQHLAHDQRYRLAAEYLDVVKGLWDSWEDDALVHDKDSGVFFDPTKLNTLDHKGEFFQVRGPLNIARSPQGQPVIFQAGASEDGKNFAARHADAIFVGQDDIDEARAYYRDVKARAAGFGRDPDQVFILPGVAPVVGATEAEAEAKYQELANLVSIENALSMLGRPFNDHDFSQYDLDAPFPEVGPDAFNSNQSSVLKIIDAAKRDNLTLRQVAQRFATPRGNFVGTPEQIADKFQHWLETGAADGFNFFEALPGQLDAFVDTVVPILQARGLLRTQYEGTTFRESLGLDVPLNRFTAAKAARGAA